In the Paenibacillus pabuli genome, one interval contains:
- a CDS encoding iron-containing alcohol dehydrogenase has translation MRSFQFYNPTRLIFGKGQIEALKTEVPKYGKRVLLVYGGGSIKRSGLYDQVIGQLEEIGAEVTELAGVEPNPRLSTVHKGVELCIAHDIDLVLAVGGGSVLDCGKAIAVGAKYDGDMWDVVVREATPQGGLPLGTVLTMAATGSEMNNGSVITNQDTQEKWAWFSEYSFPVFSILDPVNTFTVPLDQTVYGMVDMMSHVFEHYFHLDSNTPVQLGFCETILRTVMETAPRLIKDPKNVELRETILYCGTMALNDILNMGLAGDWATHNIEHAVSAVYDIPHGGGLAILFPHWMKHNLDVDVDRFKRLAINVFDVNPEGKSDRQVAEEGIEALRDFWNSIGAPSRLADYDIDGSQIDAMADKAMRFGPFGFFKTLQREDVVQIYQASL, from the coding sequence ATGAGATCTTTTCAGTTTTACAATCCAACCCGATTAATTTTTGGTAAAGGGCAAATTGAAGCATTAAAAACGGAAGTCCCTAAATATGGTAAACGCGTTTTGCTTGTATATGGCGGTGGCAGCATCAAACGGAGCGGACTGTACGATCAGGTGATCGGCCAGTTGGAGGAAATCGGAGCAGAGGTTACGGAACTGGCCGGCGTTGAACCGAATCCTCGTCTTTCCACGGTACATAAGGGTGTGGAGCTATGCATAGCACATGACATTGATTTAGTTTTGGCTGTTGGTGGCGGCAGTGTGCTTGACTGTGGTAAAGCAATCGCAGTAGGTGCAAAATACGATGGAGACATGTGGGATGTTGTCGTGCGCGAAGCAACTCCGCAAGGCGGACTTCCGCTGGGAACGGTGCTCACCATGGCGGCGACGGGTTCCGAGATGAACAATGGTTCAGTTATCACGAACCAGGATACGCAGGAGAAATGGGCCTGGTTCAGCGAGTATTCATTCCCTGTGTTTTCCATTCTTGATCCGGTAAACACCTTCACTGTACCTCTTGATCAGACGGTATATGGGATGGTGGATATGATGTCTCATGTATTTGAGCACTACTTCCACTTGGATAGCAACACACCGGTTCAGCTTGGATTCTGTGAAACCATTCTTCGCACGGTAATGGAGACTGCACCCCGTTTGATCAAAGATCCGAAAAACGTTGAACTGCGTGAAACCATTCTGTACTGTGGAACTATGGCGCTTAACGATATTTTGAATATGGGTCTTGCTGGAGACTGGGCAACTCATAATATTGAACATGCCGTATCGGCAGTTTACGACATCCCTCATGGTGGTGGTCTTGCAATTCTCTTCCCGCACTGGATGAAACACAATCTGGATGTGGATGTAGATCGTTTCAAGCGTCTGGCAATTAACGTGTTTGATGTTAACCCTGAAGGTAAATCGGACAGACAGGTTGCTGAAGAAGGCATTGAAGCTTTACGCGATTTTTGGAATTCCATTGGCGCGCCTAGCCGTCTTGCGGATTACGATATTGATGGCAGCCAGATTGACGCGATGGCTGATAAAGCCATGCGTTTTGGTCCGTTTGGATTTTTCAAAACATTGCAGCGTGAAGATGTGGTCCAAATTTACCAAGCATCCCTGTAA
- a CDS encoding aminoglycoside phosphotransferase family protein, with protein sequence MNIKSETLNDVLSRRFEKEIISADYKTMPLQGGTVGNVHLVTGIAETAVGEKLSYRIVLKIQKQWNRYNDPDSWRREYDLYASDLGESFSDTLRWPTCYYAEMNTEEEEFQLWLEYIDGVTGLDLTGDMYEQAALELGRFQGKLYAKQPTVLQSLTNLSHADLMKNTYLHYRSWPVVYDYIRSEDCEFPQHIQQMLIDIDEHSDKILTRIEKLPLVLCHRDFWVTNLIYADGKIALIDWDTTGWGYLGEDLASLIADEADVNYMVDYYERCVPAYYQGFSEYADAPPVADHCVYEMILLVFGYRFVESYLHTEDNGEKTKLVQMLQKIHEMKNITV encoded by the coding sequence ATGAATATTAAATCCGAAACACTGAACGATGTCTTAAGCAGGCGGTTTGAGAAAGAGATCATCTCGGCGGATTACAAAACCATGCCGTTACAGGGCGGTACTGTGGGAAATGTACACTTGGTTACGGGGATTGCCGAAACTGCGGTAGGCGAAAAATTATCTTACCGTATCGTGCTGAAAATTCAGAAGCAATGGAATCGTTACAATGATCCGGATTCATGGCGCCGGGAATATGATCTTTATGCGTCTGACTTGGGGGAATCGTTCTCTGATACCTTGCGCTGGCCAACATGTTATTACGCCGAGATGAATACCGAAGAAGAGGAGTTCCAGTTATGGCTGGAATATATCGATGGTGTAACAGGATTAGACTTAACCGGTGACATGTATGAACAGGCTGCGTTGGAGTTAGGACGCTTTCAGGGCAAGCTGTATGCGAAACAGCCCACTGTACTGCAGAGCCTGACAAACCTGAGCCATGCGGATCTCATGAAGAATACGTATCTGCACTACCGGTCATGGCCCGTCGTCTACGATTATATCCGTTCGGAGGACTGCGAATTTCCGCAGCACATACAGCAAATGCTCATCGACATCGATGAACATTCAGACAAAATACTTACACGCATTGAAAAACTCCCCCTCGTGCTATGCCACAGGGACTTCTGGGTGACCAACCTGATCTATGCCGATGGGAAAATCGCGCTGATCGACTGGGATACAACCGGATGGGGCTATTTGGGTGAGGATCTTGCAAGCCTGATTGCGGATGAAGCGGATGTTAATTACATGGTCGATTACTACGAGCGGTGTGTTCCCGCGTATTACCAAGGATTTTCTGAATATGCCGATGCACCCCCTGTTGCGGACCATTGCGTCTATGAAATGATCCTTCTTGTATTTGGCTACAGGTTTGTGGAGAGTTATCTCCACACAGAGGATAATGGCGAGAAGACGAAACTTGTCCAAATGCTCCAAAAAATTCATGAAATGAAGAACATCACTGTTTAA
- a CDS encoding DEAD/DEAH box helicase, producing the protein MNLVVKFMKEFKDRDNRQQLKGYRNKVELIRKRNLEAWDDERLQGESLRLKKEAIKGRPLDELLVDAYALVCEVAKRKLGLQPYDVQIMAAIALHERFLIEQHTGEGKTLSAVMPAYLNALTGQGVHVLTFNDYLANRDAEWMGPIYRFLGLNVNSVQAGMSLDAKKEAYGNDITYVTAKEAGFDYLRDTIALNEADMVHRPFHYVIVDEADSLLLDEARVPLVISGESGSFKNDDIRFAEVARQLEQVEHYEFDEFQRNVYLNEAGSAKAESLLGCGNLYDRHNGHLLTSLNCALHVETLLKRDVDYIVRDGEIELIDEYTGRVAENRYLPDGLQAALVAKEGLQWTEGGKILGTITIQHFISLYPGICGMTATAQASAMEFEHIYALQVVQIPPNQPNIRIDYPHRIYTHKEAKLQALIQEILSVHATGRPILIGTSSVEESDKLAEALANVNVHCHVLNAKNDAKEAEIIAKAGEIGAVTVSTNMAGRGVDIRLGGGNREQAEVVAKLGGLYVMGTYVNESVRIDDQLRGRAGRQGDPGASVFFVSLEDELMVQFGIHKMVRVTKQDGALEGAVLFSKIEHIQHVIMGQNFDIHQELNSYSDMVEDQRRILYAERLKILKGDLPMSPSEQRVRLFYIDESWAEHLTYVSYLRESIHLESIASRNPIDEFHTQITQAYEQIPSKINKEAKKMLLRLGGSNEPTEWEKLGLKSPASTRTYIINDQYSENRRSSWTGTTVFAFWGRQILRLALWPVYRMSK; encoded by the coding sequence ATGAATTTGGTCGTCAAGTTTATGAAGGAATTCAAAGATCGCGATAACCGGCAGCAGTTAAAAGGCTATCGAAACAAAGTGGAACTCATCAGGAAACGGAATTTGGAGGCATGGGACGATGAGCGGCTTCAAGGGGAATCACTTCGCCTGAAAAAGGAAGCAATAAAGGGCAGACCTTTGGATGAGCTGCTTGTCGATGCCTATGCGTTAGTCTGCGAGGTAGCGAAGAGAAAGCTTGGATTACAACCTTACGATGTACAGATCATGGCAGCCATCGCTCTACATGAAAGATTTTTGATTGAGCAGCATACGGGTGAAGGAAAAACACTCTCTGCTGTTATGCCTGCTTATCTAAATGCGCTGACTGGACAAGGTGTGCATGTGCTGACGTTTAATGATTATTTGGCCAATCGAGATGCCGAGTGGATGGGTCCAATTTATCGTTTTCTCGGATTAAACGTAAACTCGGTTCAAGCGGGAATGAGCCTGGACGCGAAAAAGGAAGCCTACGGGAATGATATTACCTATGTGACGGCTAAAGAAGCGGGGTTTGATTACTTACGCGACACGATTGCACTAAATGAAGCTGATATGGTTCATCGTCCGTTCCACTACGTCATTGTCGACGAGGCGGATTCACTCCTTCTTGACGAAGCGCGGGTGCCGCTAGTCATTAGCGGAGAGTCGGGCTCTTTCAAGAATGACGACATTCGTTTTGCAGAAGTGGCTCGGCAGCTCGAACAGGTAGAGCATTATGAATTCGATGAGTTCCAGCGGAACGTTTACTTGAATGAAGCTGGTTCTGCGAAGGCGGAGTCACTGCTCGGCTGCGGCAATTTGTACGATCGTCATAATGGTCATTTGTTAACGTCATTAAATTGTGCGCTGCATGTGGAAACGTTACTAAAAAGAGACGTCGATTACATCGTCCGAGACGGTGAAATCGAGTTGATTGACGAATATACAGGCCGCGTGGCAGAAAACAGGTATTTACCCGACGGGCTGCAAGCCGCGCTTGTAGCCAAAGAAGGGCTACAGTGGACAGAAGGCGGGAAAATTCTTGGCACAATAACCATCCAACATTTCATTAGCCTGTATCCGGGAATTTGCGGAATGACGGCTACAGCGCAAGCTTCAGCAATGGAGTTTGAACATATCTATGCGCTGCAGGTCGTGCAAATTCCGCCAAATCAACCAAACATACGGATCGACTACCCGCACCGAATTTATACTCACAAAGAAGCCAAACTACAGGCGCTTATACAAGAAATCTTGTCCGTCCATGCGACGGGACGTCCGATTCTCATTGGTACATCTAGCGTCGAGGAGTCCGATAAGCTAGCGGAAGCGCTGGCGAACGTCAACGTACATTGCCATGTTTTGAATGCGAAAAACGACGCAAAAGAAGCCGAAATCATCGCTAAAGCAGGAGAGATTGGTGCCGTAACGGTTTCTACGAATATGGCAGGACGCGGAGTAGACATTCGGCTCGGCGGCGGCAATCGTGAGCAGGCAGAAGTTGTCGCCAAGCTGGGGGGATTATACGTGATGGGTACATATGTGAATGAAAGCGTGCGGATTGACGACCAACTGCGCGGGCGTGCCGGCCGCCAGGGCGACCCCGGAGCCTCCGTATTTTTCGTAAGCCTGGAAGACGAGCTAATGGTTCAGTTCGGCATCCATAAGATGGTTCGAGTTACGAAGCAGGATGGGGCACTTGAGGGGGCGGTGCTTTTCAGTAAAATTGAGCATATTCAGCATGTTATTATGGGTCAGAACTTTGATATCCATCAGGAACTGAACAGTTATTCAGATATGGTCGAAGACCAGAGGCGAATTCTGTACGCGGAGCGGCTTAAAATTTTAAAAGGCGATCTGCCAATGAGCCCTTCGGAACAGAGGGTGCGACTTTTTTATATTGACGAATCCTGGGCTGAACATCTGACATACGTTTCTTACCTTCGCGAAAGCATCCACTTGGAGAGCATTGCTAGCCGCAATCCAATCGATGAATTTCATACGCAAATTACACAGGCATACGAGCAAATTCCGTCTAAAATCAATAAGGAAGCGAAGAAGATGCTTCTAAGACTCGGGGGTTCGAATGAACCAACGGAGTGGGAGAAACTTGGACTGAAAAGCCCGGCTTCCACAAGGACCTATATAATCAACGACCAGTACAGCGAGAATAGGCGCAGCTCATGGACTGGAACGACTGTCTTTGCTTTTTGGGGCCGTCAAATTTTGAGATTGGCACTATGGCCGGTATATAGAATGTCAAAATAA